The following are encoded together in the Mesoterricola sediminis genome:
- a CDS encoding SPFH domain-containing protein, translated as MFDLMGGLTLGIPLGVVAWFLVRYLAAGIFTVNQNERAVKTSFGRAQRLEGVTTANDPISRMLSPEERDRYAVPQVRVIQPGGPYFKWPWERVYKVSISTETVSMAWDPTAPSANSGGTVLEAVTKDQLNTGLTGQIRFRVSERNLYAFIFGVKNPIAHVMGYFVSVLRERIATFEVPRDAADGKDVDGAAQTGISINDLRKNLRDLNEHMDRECASAQARYGIQLEASLITAIDPPPEVESALAAINTAHNQVSSDISLAQAAADQKIVQSRRAVEIETLRAQAEVEPLRLLASQIADLKTHGGPGALEAYVRNVRLGLYAEAGKAVLEVE; from the coding sequence ATGTTCGACCTGATGGGGGGTCTCACCCTGGGGATTCCCCTGGGGGTCGTGGCCTGGTTCCTCGTGCGCTATCTGGCGGCGGGGATCTTCACGGTGAACCAGAATGAGCGGGCGGTGAAGACCTCCTTCGGGAGGGCGCAGCGCCTGGAGGGGGTGACGACGGCCAATGATCCGATCTCCCGCATGCTCAGTCCGGAGGAGCGGGACCGGTACGCGGTGCCGCAGGTGCGGGTGATCCAGCCCGGGGGACCCTACTTCAAGTGGCCCTGGGAGCGGGTCTACAAGGTGTCGATCTCGACTGAGACGGTGAGCATGGCCTGGGACCCCACGGCCCCGTCGGCCAACAGCGGCGGCACGGTGCTGGAGGCGGTCACCAAGGACCAGCTCAACACGGGCCTGACGGGCCAGATCCGGTTCCGGGTCAGCGAGCGGAACCTCTACGCCTTCATCTTCGGGGTGAAGAACCCAATCGCCCACGTCATGGGCTACTTCGTCTCGGTGCTGCGCGAGCGGATCGCGACCTTCGAGGTGCCCCGGGACGCCGCGGACGGGAAGGACGTGGACGGCGCGGCCCAGACGGGGATCTCCATCAACGATCTCCGGAAGAACCTCCGGGACCTCAACGAGCACATGGACCGGGAGTGCGCGTCGGCGCAGGCCCGCTACGGGATCCAGCTGGAGGCCAGCCTCATCACGGCCATCGATCCGCCGCCGGAGGTGGAGTCGGCCCTGGCGGCCATCAACACGGCCCACAACCAGGTCAGCTCCGACATCAGTCTGGCCCAGGCCGCCGCTGACCAGAAGATCGTCCAGTCCCGCAGGGCGGTGGAGATCGAGACCCTGCGTGCGCAGGCGGAGGTGGAGCCCCTGCGGCTCCTGGCCTCGCAGATCGCGGACCTGAAGACCCACGGAGGTCCGGGCGCGCTGGAGGCGTACGTCCGCAACGTGCGGCTGGGGCTCTATGCGGAAGCCGGCAAGGCCGTCCTGGAGGTGGAGTGA